The DNA sequence CATCAGCTTGGCCGTGGAGCGGGCTGTCATATCGGCGCGCAGCGTCCATGAGGCGTTGGTGTAGCCGATACACCAGATCAGGTTGGGCACGTCCTCGAGCATGTGTGCCTTGTAGGAGTACCGGTCCTGTGGCTTGATCTCGTTGCCGTCCAAGCTGATTCGCACCCCGCCGAGGGCCTGCAGCTGCAGGCCGGTGGCAGTGACGATGATGTCGGCGTCCAGATGCCGGCCCGATTTCACCACGATTCCGGTCTGGTCGAAGTGATCGATGTGGTCGGTCACCACCTCGGCACGGCCCTGGGAGATGGCCTCGAACATGTCGCCGTCGGTCACCAGGCACATCCGCTGATCCCACGGGTTGTAGCGCGGCTTGAAGTGCACGTCGACGGGGTAACCCGGCGGCAGCAGACTCTTGTTCTGCGCCCGGATGACGCTCTTCATCACTTCCGGTGCGCGCCGTGACAACAGCCACGTCGACCCCTCGAACAGGGTGGCGATGAAACGGACGATCAAGTGAGAGGCCTTGCGCGGCAGCGCTGTTCGAATCACCTCGTTGACCGGGTTCACCCGCGAACCGGAGAACAGGTAGCCCGGCGAGCGCTGCAGCATGGTCACCTTGGCGGCGGTGCGGGCCAGCGCAGGCAGCAGCGACACCGCGGTGGCGCCGCTGCCGATGACCACCACCTTCTTGCCGGTGTAGTCCAGGTCCTCCGGCCAGAACTGCGGGTGGACGACGGTGCCGGCGAACGTCTCGATGCCGGGGAACTCCGGGGTGTAGCCCTCGTCGTAGTTGTAGTAGCCGGAGCCGAAGAACACGAACCGGCCGCGGTAGGTCGTGCGCGTGCCGTCCTCGTCGGCGTGCACCGTCCAGGTGTCCGACGACGAATCCCAGTCGGCGGAGATCACGTGCGTGCCGAACCGGATGTGCGGGGTGATGCCGTGTTTGTCGGCGGTGTCGGCCATGTACTGGCGGATGTGATCGCCGTCGGCCACACCTTCCTTGCGGGTCCACGGCTCCCACGGCCACGACAGGCTGAAGATCGAGGAGTCCGACCGCACACCGGGGTAGCGGAACAGGTCCCACGTGCCGCCGATCCGTTCACGGCGCTCGAGGATGACGTAGCGGACCCCGGGGTTGCGTTCGGTGATCCGGTAGGCCGCCCCGATCCCGGAGAAGCCGGCGCCAATGATGACGACGTCGTAGGTGCCACCGTCTTGTTCGGTGGGCGTCGCGGCGGTCTCCGGGGTGGCGGTCATCGCGGTCCTCACTTCGTGCGGTGTGTGGTCTCCGTCACCACACTAGGCACTGACCGACGAGTTGGGGGAGACCCGTCCTACCGGTAGTTGACGAACTGCAGCGCGACGTCCAGGTCGGCGCCCTTGAGGAGCGCGATGACGGCCTGCAGGTCGTCCCGCTTCTTCGACGACACCCGGATCTCGTCGCCCTGAACCTGGGTCTTGACGCCCTTGGGCCCCTCGTCGCGGATCAGCTTGTTGATCTTCTTGGCGTTCTCCTGATCGATGCCCTGCTTGAGGGTGCCGCTCACCTTGTAGGTCTTCCCGCTGGCCTGGGGCTCGCCGGCGTCGAATGCCTTCATGGAGATGTCGCGACGGATCAGCTTCTCTTTGAAGACGTCGATGGCCGCGGTGACCCGCTCTTCGGTGGAGCTGACGATCTCGATGACCTCCTCGCCCTTCCAGGCGATCGTGGTGTCGGTGCCACGGAAGTCGAACCGGGTGGACAGCTCCTTGGCCGCCTGGTTCAACGCGTTGTCGACCTCCTGGCGGTCGACCTTGCTGACGATGTCGAACGATGAATCCGCCATTGGACCCCTCCTCGGTGTGATCGGCCGGTTTGTGTTTGGGGTACATCCTCGTTGTACCCTGCTAGTCGCACCAAACCGGTCCCCGGTGTGGAGCACCCGGCAGGTTGCCCGAGCGGCCAATGGGAGCGGACTGTAAATCCGTCGGCGGAAGCCTACACAGGTTCGAATCCTGTACCTGCCACACACTTCAAGCCCGTCTTTGACGGGCTTGATTGCATTGCGGCGAGCCCATTTCCTGGGTCCGTCTGCGTTTCCCAGTTGTGCCCTCTACGATTCTGCCCGGACGTCAATTGATCAGAGGGGAACCGTCAGCATGGCCACCACCGCGAAGTCTCGTGCCGCGATCACCAGCTTCCTGGCGGCCGGGGCCGCCACCACCGGGCTGCTCGCCGCGGCCGCTATGGGATCGGCGCCCACCGCCAACGCCTCGTGCGCGTCGTTCTTCGGCCTGGGCAACAGCGCTGACTGCACCAGCACCCCGCTGAGCATCGCGATCGCGATCGGCAACGGCGCTACCGCCAACGCCACCGGATTGTTCGGCGCGGCCTTCGCCCTCGGAACCAACTCCGCCGCCACTACCAGCGATGCCTTCACCTTCGCCACCGCCGTCGGCGACGGATCGGCGGCCAACGCCGGTGGTCTGTTCGCCTTCGCCACCCAGCTTGGCCCCAACGGCTCCGCCATCACCAAGGGCTCGGGTCTGTTCGGCAACATCGGCGCCAACATCGCCTTGAACGTCACCGCGCCCTGGGCCCCGGCCAACAGCAGCACCGTGACGGCTGGCGGCACCGGTGCCGGCGGCAACGTGGCCATCAACCTCTTCGGTACCGGGACGGCCGGGAATCCGACCAGCATGCATGTGACGTCGGCTGGCCAGTTCGGCATCGCCACGAATGTCGGCGGTAGCAACAACGCCGTCGAGTCCGGCCTCTCGGGGGCGGGATCGGTGATCAACCTGGCGACGAACTTGTTCGGTAGCAACAACACCGTGTCGGCGCAGGGCGGCATCTTCAACTGGGCCACCAGCATCCTGGGCAATGCCAACACTGTCGCCACCTATGGCAGCCTCTTCAACACCGCCAGCAGCATCTTGGGCAGTAACAACACCGTTTCGACGTTCGGTGGCTACTTGAACTGGGGTCGCAGCCTGTTCGGCGACGGCAACAGCGTCTCGGTCAACGGCGGCTACCAGAACGCGGCCCGCACCCTGTTCGGCAACGGCAACCAGGTGGACGTCACCGGCGGCAACGCCAGCACCGCGCAGAACATCTTCGGCACGAACAATCTCGTGGAAGTCTCGGGCGGCATCAACAATGCGGCCAGCAATCTGTTGGGTGGGGACAACAACAAGCTCACCACCGGCGGCGGGACGCTGAACTCGGTGCGCAACATCATCGGCAGCAACAACATCCTGACTGCGGGTGGGCCCGGAAGTAACTGGAACACCGTGCTCAACGCGCTCGGTAACGGCAACACCATCACCTCAGGCGGCCCCGGCGGCAACTTCACTGCCGGCTTCAACTTCCTGGGTGGCGGCAACAACGTGACGGCCGGGCCCGGACCGCTGACGCTCGCCGGAACCGTGGTGACCACCGGCCAGACGGTTACCAAGTCGGGCCCCGGCATCGCGATCAATCAGTTCCGCGTCGGCGGTGCCTCGGCGGTCGGCCCGCAGAGCAATAAGGGGCCCAAGAGTGCGGCGGCGGGCAAGAGCGGCTCCGGGTCTTCGGGCTCCTCGACCGGCGGAAGCAAGCGCGGCAATCAGTAACTGCTGATCTCGTAGAACGGCCGGTGTCCGCGTCAAGCGGTGGGCACCGGCCGTTCTCTTGTTCGCCATCATTAAATGGCAGCGGGGTATCCACAGCTGTGGTATCCCTGTGAAACGTATTTTCTTGTGCGTCAAAATTGGGGTGGCGGCATGGGGGCTGGAAACAAGCACGTATACGTCGGGCGGGTCGGTGCGCTGGCCGTCGCGCTGGGAGTCGGCGGATGGATCGCCGGCCTACCGGTAGCCACAGCCGACACCGGATCCGAGTCACCGGCCTCCTCGGCGCCCGATAACGGGCACACCTCGGTCGGGCACAGCGCCCGCAAGAGCGCACCCGCCAAGGCATCGGCCACGGCCGGCGGCGGGCGCACCACATCGGGATCGGCCAAGCCCGGCGCCGCGGCCGGCACGGTTGTCACCGGAGCCACATCCGCACGTCGCATCCACACCGGCGCCACCGAGAGCACGACGTCTGAGCCCGAGCCGGACGCGGAGCCGGCCGCCGACGCGCAGACACCCGCGGTCGACAGCCCGGTGGCCGAGCCGACTGTGCCCTCGGCTCCGGTGCTCACCGCAGCTGGCCCTCGGGGATCCTTGTCGGCCAAGCCCGGCGCCGCGTCGGATTGGCTGGCCGCGGGCAATGATCCGCTCGCCGCGCTGACGGGTCCGCTGGCGTGGGCGGCGCTGGCGGTTAGCCGACGCGAGACCACAGGTGCAGTGACGGTTGCCCCCGCAGCGGCCACCGTGACCACCAGCCAGCCGGTTGCCTCCGTGGTCGCGGTCGATCCGTTGGCCGCATTCCTCCGCATCTTCGTCGGCGACGGCACTGCCGATCATCCCGACGCCGGCATCCTCTACGGCAACGGCTACAGCTACACCGGCTACGAGGGGGCGTGCCAGAGCGGGCCGTGCAACGGCGGCAGGGCAGGCCTGATTGGCAACGGCGGCAACGGTTTCGCCGGTGGTGCCGGTGGCGCGGCGGTGTTGATCGGCAACGGTGGTGCCGGCGGCCAGGGTGTGGTCGGCATCAACAATGGTGCTGGCGGCGACGGTGGCCGGGGTGGCCTGTTGATGGGCGACGGCGGCCGCGGCGGTGACGGAGTCACGGTGACCTCCGGAGCAGGTGGACGTGGCGGTGACGGCGGTGATGGCGGGTTCATCAAGGGCAACGGCGGCGCAGGCGGCAATGGTGGCGACGGGGTAAGTGCCGGTGGCGCAGGTGGTTCCGGTGGCCGCAGTGCCGTGCTAGTCGGCAACGGTGGGGCCGGGGGAGCTGGGGGAACGGCGAGCAGTGGTCCGGCAAACGACGGCGCCGGTGGTGCCGGGGGCAAGGGTGGGCTGATATCCGGATCGCCTGGCGGTGCCGCGGTGGCGCTGTCGGCGGACGCGGTGACGACGCCGGTCACGACACCGGTGCAGGTGCAAGCGAGTCTCTCGGCGTACATCATCGAGAAGCTGGTGGCGATCTTCGCGTGGGCACTTGTCGATGACACCGGCGAGATCAAGTCCGACATCCTCGACATCGTGCAGGATTCGACGTTCGTCACCTACGTCGCCGAAACGGTCGCGGCCGCCGTCGAACCCGCTCTGGCGGTCATCTCGACGCCGGCAACGGCGCAGCAGGAAGTCGCCAACATCATCGGGAACGCGGTTGCCACCGCGGTGGTGGTGTTATTCAGCGATGACGCGGTTCGGCATTACACCGCGAAGCTGTTGGAGGGCCTGCCCGACGACCTCCTGGATACGTTGAAGGATCTTGTTGAGGGAGATGGCAGCCTCGTCGACATCCTCAAAGCGATCGGCGGTGAAAAGATCGGAAACGAAGTCGGAATTGCTCTGGGTGACAGTGAAGTTCAGATCACTCTCGCCGAGACTGCGGCGACCTTCGTTCGGGTGCTGCTTGGAGCGCAGTCACCCGCTGACGGCGCGATCTCGGTCGACGAGGCCGATGAGTTCGGTTGGACTGTGAATCAGCTGATCGTTCCCTCGCTGACTTCGGCGCTGGGCGGGGGCCCAATCGGGTTGGGTGTTGCTACACAGATCGGCCTCGCGCTGCAGACCTTCCTTACCGCCGACGGTGAGCTCGGTGTCGATGTGGGTAGCGGGTTGAGTGCGGTGGTCAGCGGCGGCCTCGGCGCATTCCTCGCGCAGAACGGAATCGCCGGTGCAGTACAGACCCTCATCAAGGGCCTGATAGATGGAACCACCTCCGCGGTCGCCGACTTCGAGACCAACCCCTCCGTGACGGCTGCGCTGGCACCCACCCTGATCGCCGCATTGGACGCCGCGGGGAACGATCTGTTGGGTAACCCCGATGTCCAACAACTCCTCGGTGCCTCCTTAAGTCAACTGGTGGGAGGGTTGCTGGTCGATCCCGACGTGAAGTCCTACGCCGGCCAGTGGCTTGGTCAACTCGTTGAGACTGAACTCAGCAAGAATCCATCGCTCGCCGGATTGAGCAGCGCAGTCGGCTACGCCGTCGAACAGGCAGTGGACGCGCTGCTGGCCAACGACTCGATAAGCCAATTGGTTGCATCGATAGTCCACACGGGCGTGGTCACCTTCCTCAACCAAGACACTGTCGACGAATTTCTGTCCGTTGCAACACAATTCATCAACTCCGTCGCCGACGGGACGGCAATCGACGTGGCCGCGCAGAATGCCCTGAACCTTTTCTTGGCGGACCCCGGCGTCAGTACCACGATCGCAGCCACCGTCACCGCGGTGCTCGATGAATTGCAAGCGCAGTTGGAGCTATCCGGGGTACAACAAGCCCTCGCTTCCGCCGCGGGTGCCCTGGTCGACGGCCTCCTGCTGTCACCGGAGGTGCCCGACTATGTCTCGCAGCTGGCTGGCCAGTGGGTGTCCGACCAGCTTGGCAACTCCGCGCTGGGCAACGCCATCGGTGCGGCGGTTGATCAGACCATCAATGCGTTGCTTCAGGATTCGGCGTTCGGCCAAGGTCTCAGTGCAGCGGTCAGTGCCGCGGTGAGCGGCCTCTTCGGCACGACGGGAGTGCCGGCCGCCCTGATCGCGACCGCCCAGCAACTCGCCACCGACCTGCTCGACGGAACCGCTACCGACGCAACGATACAGGCGGCACTGACGGCCCTGCTGGGCCAAGTCGCCACTGGTCTCGGCGCGGCCGCCAACGACGCGCTCTCAGCGCTGTTCACCACACCCGGCGTTGTCTCGGCGCTTGCAGTGGTGCCGAGTCTCTTCCTCAGCACCGCGCTGTCAAACGACGGAGTAGCCGCCCTGGCAGCACTGGCCGGCCAATGGGTGACCGACGAACTCGCCGACGTTCCGGGTGCAGCGGCATTCAGCGAGTTCGCGAGCACCACAGTCAGTAACGCCGTGACCGCCCTGCTGGGCAACGCTGATGTTGTCGACGGGTTCGCGGACGTGTTCGACGCAGCCATCTCCGGAGTGCTCGACCACGACGGTGTCGTGGCGGCCCTGGCCGGCGTGGCAGGCGACCTCGTCCAGCAACTGGCCTCCGGCGTCACCCCATCACAGGCTGTGGCCACGGCCGTGTCGGCGTTGGTCGACAGTGACGCCATCCAGGCCGGCGTCGGCGCCGCGGTGAAGGATGCGGTGGCGTCGCTGCTCGGCAACGCCGCCGTGCTGGATGGACTCAGCGCGCAGGTATCCGATGTCGTCTCGGCTCTCGCCGGTAACACGGCGATCCAGGCCTTCGTCGGGAAGCTGGTCGACGACTGGGCCGCAACGGTATTGGGTGGTGGCACTGCTGCGGCAGCATTCGGTGACGTGCTGGGTAGTGCGGTACAGGGCTTGCTCGCCAACACCTCGGCCGTCGATGGCGTCCTGTCGATCGTGGGCTCGGCGTTGTCGACTCTGGTGAACGCCCCAGGGGCCGCCGCCGCGCTCGCCGAGGCGGCCGGACACATCGTGTCGGCGGTGCTCGCCGGTACCGACCCGATGGTTGCCGTGCAGGAGTTGTTGGGCACGAGCGCATTCCAGCAGGCTCTCGGTGCCGCGGCGGGTGCCGCCGTGAACACGTTCCTCACCGCTCAGGGGCTGCTGCCCGCACTGGGCGACTTCATCAACGATGTACTCGCAGGCGCTGCTGCCAAGGACGCTGTCCGCGTCTGGGTCGGCCAGGAGGTGGCCGGCATCGTCAACTCGGCGCTGCACGACATTCCGATCGGTGGAGCCGTTGCTTCGGCAGTCAGCGTTGCGGTGCAGCATCTCCTGGCCGACTCCGCCGCCATCGAGGGCCTGCTCTCGGCGGTCGGCGGGGCCCTGTCGGACTTCGTTGGCACGCAGGGCATTCCAGCGGCCTTGTCGCAGGCAGCCAAAACGGTTGTGACAGCGCTGCTGTCCGGGGCTACGTCAAGTGCGGCGCTGGCCACGGCATGGCAAGGCCTTGTTTCGGATCAGGCCTTTGTCACCGCGGTCAAGAGCGCGGTCGGCAGCGTGGTGTCGGCACTGGTGACCGATACGGGTCTGGTGTCGGCGCTCGCGTCAAGCCTGACTGAGGTGGTGGCGCGCCTGGCGCCCAACCCTGCTGTCCAGGCCTACGTCAACGATCTGCTGGGGCCCACGTACGGACCGGTCGTCGTTGGCCTGCTCGCCACCCCGGACGCGGCGCGCGACCTGGCCGTCGGCCTCGGTTCCCTGCTCAGCGGCGTGCTGGCGCAGACCGGGGTGGCAGGGGCGCTGTCGTCCGCCGCGGTCCTGTTGGTCACCGACCTGTTCGCCGGCAGTGGCATCGATGCGGCGGTGCAGGACGCACTGGCGTCGCTGGAGAACAATCCGGTGATCACCAAGGCGATTTCCGACGTGGCTCCTGAAGCGCTCAAGGCGGTATTGGCCCGGCCCGCTGTGCAGCAGGCGATCAGCACGGCGGTGGGCGACCTGGTGGACGACCTGCTCAAGGGAACAATCCTGAGCAACCCGCTGCTGGATTCGGCATTGGGCGGCGTGGCCAAGGCAGCCGTCGACTCCTTGCTGTCGGATCCGTCCGTGCGCACTCTGCTGAGTCAGCTGGCCTTCGACGCACTCACCGGGACTCCGACGGATCAGCTCGCTGCCACCGTCCTGCAGGCCGTCATCACCACCCCGAACCTGCAGTACGCCTTCGGCTTTGCCATCGGTCGCGGCGTCGGCTCCCTATTCGGCGACAACCCGATCGGCTACTTCGTCGGCAACGTCGTCGGGGTCGGCGCCGCATTCGTGATTGGCCTCACCGCCAGTACCGCGTTGCTGATCGAAAAAGTCGCTGCGCTGTTGACCGGCGGGCCACCCGTCCGCGCGGGCAACAGCCTGCTGCTCATCGAACCGGCGGCGGCCGTGCCTCCGGTGCCGATCCTCGGCGACGGGCGGGGTGCCGAGCTGCGGCAGGCGACGTCGACTGACATTCCGGCATTCCTGATCCAGGTGGCTGTGGCCTGAGCGCACCCCGCCACCTGCTGTTCGGCTACTTGCCATCAGCAAACGGCGGCGGCGCGCCGGTAGCTGTGATATCCCTGAGAGACACATCTTTCTCACGCGTCAAATTCGGGGGGCCGTGGCCATGGGAGTTGGACACAAGAGCGTCTATGTTGGCCGGGTTGGTGCGCTGGCCGTGGCACTGGGGGTCGGCGGGATGATCGCCGGTCTGCCGGTCGCCGCTGCCGACACCGGTTCAGGTGATTCGGGGAGTTCCGGGTCGGTGGCGCACAGCGCCCGCAAGGCCGCGGCCAAGAGCACGCCGGGCAGCGCCTCCTCGGCGTCGGGCAACGGCAAGGGGAGCACCACGGCCAAGCCGGCCGGCGCCGTCAGCGCCGAATCCGGTGCCGCGGCCTCCGCGCGCCGGATTCACCTGGGAGCCACCGACAGCGTCACCCCGGAGCCCAGTCCGGTTGCCGTGAAAGAGATTTCGCCTACCGTCGGTGCCGACGTGCCGGCCACCGAGACCACGGCCCCGGTGCTCACCGCAGCGACCCCGCGGGGGTCCTTGTCGACCACTCCGCGTGGGCCGCTGGACTGGCTGACCGGCGGGGGCGGCGACCCGCTCGGTGCCTTCACCGGGCCGCTGGCCTGGGCCGCACTGGCCGTCAGTCGACGCGAGACCACCAACTCCACCACGGTGGCGCCCGCCGCCGCCATCGTGACCACCGGCCAGCCCGTCGCCTCCCTCACGGTCGTGGACCCGGTGGATGCGTTCATCCGGTTCTTCGTCGGGGACGGCACCGCCGACCATCCCGACGCCGGCATCTTCTTCGGCAACGGCTACTCCTACACCTCCTATGAGGGTGCCTGCCAGAGCGGCCCGTGCAACGGCGGCAAGGGCGGGTTCATCGGCAACGGCGGCAACGGGTTCGCCGGCGGTGACGGTGGCGCAGCCGGCTTCCTCGGCAACGGCGGTAAAGGCGGCGAGGGTGTCGACGGCATCAACGGCGGTGCGGGAGGCGATGGCGGCCGGGGCGGGTTGATCGCCGGCAACGGGGGCGACGGCGGTAACGGCGCGAGTGGCACCGCCCCGGGCGGCAAGGGCGGGGCCGCCGGATTCCTCGGCGCCAAGGGCAAGAACGGCACGCCCGGCTCCGCCGCGGTGGTAGGCGGTGTCGTCGCCCCGGCTACGGCGCTGAACGGCAACACCACCCTGACTCCGACCACGGTGACCGTGGACCCGGGGGACTTCTCCTTCTGGAATGACGTCGTCGCGCCTGCATTGACCGACCTGATCAAGACCGGCATCAACTACGCCGGTCTCAGCCCGTCCACCCAGGCCGCGGCCGATGCCTTCATCCCCGTCGCGGTCCAGTTGTTCGGCGACCATTACTTCAACGACTCGGTCAACGAAGCTCTCTCCACCCTGGCGAGCAATCAGGACTTCCTGAACTACGTGGTGACCAAGGTCGCCAACGTGGTGAACGCGGCCGGGGTGCCCGGCCAGGCCGCCTTCGTGGTCGGGACTGCCGTCGGGGCCCTGGTCCAGACGGTGTTGAGCGACACCAACTTCCAGAACGCCTTCGGCACGTTCTTCCAAAGCCTGACGCTGATTCCCAATGGGTGGGGTCTGGTCGACCTCGCTGCGCACCTGGCGGAGCCGGGCTACACCCTCAACGACCTGATCAGTCAGGATATTGCGCAGAGCGCCGGCGCCTTGGGCACCGATCTGCCGACGTTCCTGGCCGACGGCCGGTTGCAGAGCGCGCTGTCCAGCGGCATCTCGACCGCGGTCAACGTGCTGACCGGGGTCAGCAGCCCGTCATGGGCGGGAAGCCCGTCGACGGCGTTCGTGACATTCCTCGGTGGGGCGCTCGGCCAGTCGGTGACCGCGGCACTTGGTGGCGGCACCGTCGCGACGACGATCGGCACCGCGATCGGCACGTCGCTGACCGGGTTGTTGACCAATCCGGGTGTGGACGGGGCGTTGGCGTCGGTGTTCGGGGGACTGGTCGGCCTCGTCCCGTTCGGAACCGACGTCCGCTGCAGTGGCCTGCTGTGCCAGACCGGTGTGGCCGACGCGCTCGGTACCTTCGCCAGCTCGGTGGCCACCGCGCTGGGTGGCGACGGCAACCCGCAGACGGCCATCGCGACCGCATTGCAGACCTTGTTGGCCGACAACGGCTTCCAGGACGGCGTGGGCACCACGCTCGGCAACGCGGTGTTGTTCTTGCTGAGCTCGGGCGACGTGCGGGGCGCGCTGGGCAGCAGTGTGAGCACCCTGGTCACCCAGCTGGCCGGGAACACCTCGGTGCGGGCCTGGGTCGCGGCGGAGATCCAGCAGAAGCTGGGTTCCGCGCTGGGCGGGGGAGCGCTCGGATCCGCCGTCGGGACCGCGGTAGGCGGCGCGGTGCAGAACCTACTGGCGAATACCGCTGCGGTACAAGGGCTCCTATCGGTTCTCGGTGCGGCGTTGGGGTATGACCAGGTTCCGGTGGTGCTCGCTCACGTGATCGACGCGGTGCTGCCGAAGCTGATCGGAGGGCAGGATCTGCTGGCGGCGCTGACGAGCGCGTGGCCGTCGCTGAAGACCGAGGTGACCGATGTCGTCGGCCCGGTGGTCCACGATGTGGTCCAGACGCTGCTGACCGCACCGGGTCTTCTTTCGGCGCTGGGCAACGTCGTCTCCGACGTGGTGTCCGGGATCGTCGGCGATTCGGCGGTGGCGAACCTGATCGGCGAGCAGGTCGCGGACTTCCTGGCCTCGGCGCTGGGTAGTCAGCCGGGTGGGCAGCAGATCGCCGACGCGGTGGGTAGCGCGGTTGCGGGCCTGCTGGCCAATTCGGTTGTCAGTGACGAACTCGGCGGGTTGACCGGCTCGGTGCTCACGGCATTCCTCGGCCAGACCGGTGTGGTGACGGCCCTGGTGTCGGCGGCGCAGAACGCGGCGGTCGCCCTGGTCAGTGGCACCAGCCCCGGAAGCGTCATCCAGACTGCACTGGCTGCGCTACAAGCGAATTCGGCCATCCGTACTGCGCTGGCCGCGACTGCTGGCAACATTGTGAACTCGGTGGTGACCGATACCGCGCTGATCTCGGCGCTCGGGTCGGCGGCCGCCTCGCTGGTGACGCAGCTGGCAGGTGATCCGCAGGTGCAGGCATTGGTCGGCGGGCTGCTCGGCTCGACTTACGGGCCGGTGATCGTCGGCGTCCTGGCCGATCCGTCGGCCGCTGCCGATCTCGCCGCTGCCGTGGGCGGGGCGCTCAGTACCTTCTTCGGCCAGACCGGGGTGCCGGCCGCGCTGTCGGCTGCGGCCAGCTTGATCGTGGCCACGGTGCTCGACGGTGCTCCGCTGCCCGCGGTGCTTCAGGCGGCG is a window from the Mycolicibacterium anyangense genome containing:
- a CDS encoding flavin-containing monooxygenase; protein product: MTATPETAATPTEQDGGTYDVVIIGAGFSGIGAAYRITERNPGVRYVILERRERIGGTWDLFRYPGVRSDSSIFSLSWPWEPWTRKEGVADGDHIRQYMADTADKHGITPHIRFGTHVISADWDSSSDTWTVHADEDGTRTTYRGRFVFFGSGYYNYDEGYTPEFPGIETFAGTVVHPQFWPEDLDYTGKKVVVIGSGATAVSLLPALARTAAKVTMLQRSPGYLFSGSRVNPVNEVIRTALPRKASHLIVRFIATLFEGSTWLLSRRAPEVMKSVIRAQNKSLLPPGYPVDVHFKPRYNPWDQRMCLVTDGDMFEAISQGRAEVVTDHIDHFDQTGIVVKSGRHLDADIIVTATGLQLQALGGVRISLDGNEIKPQDRYSYKAHMLEDVPNLIWCIGYTNASWTLRADMTARSTAKLMEYMRANGFTHASPHLGGQPIAEKPLWDLQAGYVLRNLHALPKSGTKRPWITRQNYWADTIDHHFIDKIGEDMTFGRVGSPLSTDVAVRPIGTGAGRKALVASGVAAAAVFAVARARRSKAA
- a CDS encoding YajQ family cyclic di-GMP-binding protein, whose amino-acid sequence is MADSSFDIVSKVDRQEVDNALNQAAKELSTRFDFRGTDTTIAWKGEEVIEIVSSTEERVTAAIDVFKEKLIRRDISMKAFDAGEPQASGKTYKVSGTLKQGIDQENAKKINKLIRDEGPKGVKTQVQGDEIRVSSKKRDDLQAVIALLKGADLDVALQFVNYR
- a CDS encoding beta strand repeat-containing protein, translating into MATTAKSRAAITSFLAAGAATTGLLAAAAMGSAPTANASCASFFGLGNSADCTSTPLSIAIAIGNGATANATGLFGAAFALGTNSAATTSDAFTFATAVGDGSAANAGGLFAFATQLGPNGSAITKGSGLFGNIGANIALNVTAPWAPANSSTVTAGGTGAGGNVAINLFGTGTAGNPTSMHVTSAGQFGIATNVGGSNNAVESGLSGAGSVINLATNLFGSNNTVSAQGGIFNWATSILGNANTVATYGSLFNTASSILGSNNTVSTFGGYLNWGRSLFGDGNSVSVNGGYQNAARTLFGNGNQVDVTGGNASTAQNIFGTNNLVEVSGGINNAASNLLGGDNNKLTTGGGTLNSVRNIIGSNNILTAGGPGSNWNTVLNALGNGNTITSGGPGGNFTAGFNFLGGGNNVTAGPGPLTLAGTVVTTGQTVTKSGPGIAINQFRVGGASAVGPQSNKGPKSAAAGKSGSGSSGSSTGGSKRGNQ
- a CDS encoding beta strand repeat-containing protein is translated as MGAGNKHVYVGRVGALAVALGVGGWIAGLPVATADTGSESPASSAPDNGHTSVGHSARKSAPAKASATAGGGRTTSGSAKPGAAAGTVVTGATSARRIHTGATESTTSEPEPDAEPAADAQTPAVDSPVAEPTVPSAPVLTAAGPRGSLSAKPGAASDWLAAGNDPLAALTGPLAWAALAVSRRETTGAVTVAPAAATVTTSQPVASVVAVDPLAAFLRIFVGDGTADHPDAGILYGNGYSYTGYEGACQSGPCNGGRAGLIGNGGNGFAGGAGGAAVLIGNGGAGGQGVVGINNGAGGDGGRGGLLMGDGGRGGDGVTVTSGAGGRGGDGGDGGFIKGNGGAGGNGGDGVSAGGAGGSGGRSAVLVGNGGAGGAGGTASSGPANDGAGGAGGKGGLISGSPGGAAVALSADAVTTPVTTPVQVQASLSAYIIEKLVAIFAWALVDDTGEIKSDILDIVQDSTFVTYVAETVAAAVEPALAVISTPATAQQEVANIIGNAVATAVVVLFSDDAVRHYTAKLLEGLPDDLLDTLKDLVEGDGSLVDILKAIGGEKIGNEVGIALGDSEVQITLAETAATFVRVLLGAQSPADGAISVDEADEFGWTVNQLIVPSLTSALGGGPIGLGVATQIGLALQTFLTADGELGVDVGSGLSAVVSGGLGAFLAQNGIAGAVQTLIKGLIDGTTSAVADFETNPSVTAALAPTLIAALDAAGNDLLGNPDVQQLLGASLSQLVGGLLVDPDVKSYAGQWLGQLVETELSKNPSLAGLSSAVGYAVEQAVDALLANDSISQLVASIVHTGVVTFLNQDTVDEFLSVATQFINSVADGTAIDVAAQNALNLFLADPGVSTTIAATVTAVLDELQAQLELSGVQQALASAAGALVDGLLLSPEVPDYVSQLAGQWVSDQLGNSALGNAIGAAVDQTINALLQDSAFGQGLSAAVSAAVSGLFGTTGVPAALIATAQQLATDLLDGTATDATIQAALTALLGQVATGLGAAANDALSALFTTPGVVSALAVVPSLFLSTALSNDGVAALAALAGQWVTDELADVPGAAAFSEFASTTVSNAVTALLGNADVVDGFADVFDAAISGVLDHDGVVAALAGVAGDLVQQLASGVTPSQAVATAVSALVDSDAIQAGVGAAVKDAVASLLGNAAVLDGLSAQVSDVVSALAGNTAIQAFVGKLVDDWAATVLGGGTAAAAFGDVLGSAVQGLLANTSAVDGVLSIVGSALSTLVNAPGAAAALAEAAGHIVSAVLAGTDPMVAVQELLGTSAFQQALGAAAGAAVNTFLTAQGLLPALGDFINDVLAGAAAKDAVRVWVGQEVAGIVNSALHDIPIGGAVASAVSVAVQHLLADSAAIEGLLSAVGGALSDFVGTQGIPAALSQAAKTVVTALLSGATSSAALATAWQGLVSDQAFVTAVKSAVGSVVSALVTDTGLVSALASSLTEVVARLAPNPAVQAYVNDLLGPTYGPVVVGLLATPDAARDLAVGLGSLLSGVLAQTGVAGALSSAAVLLVTDLFAGSGIDAAVQDALASLENNPVITKAISDVAPEALKAVLARPAVQQAISTAVGDLVDDLLKGTILSNPLLDSALGGVAKAAVDSLLSDPSVRTLLSQLAFDALTGTPTDQLAATVLQAVITTPNLQYAFGFAIGRGVGSLFGDNPIGYFVGNVVGVGAAFVIGLTASTALLIEKVAALLTGGPPVRAGNSLLLIEPAAAVPPVPILGDGRGAELRQATSTDIPAFLIQVAVA